From Entelurus aequoreus isolate RoL-2023_Sb linkage group LG22, RoL_Eaeq_v1.1, whole genome shotgun sequence, one genomic window encodes:
- the LOC133639603 gene encoding uncharacterized protein K02A2.6-like, with translation MGWTVGGLHVVEVEKSVKHDSAASAIIWVRPKVEGQTIEMELDTGAAVSIISEKVYNAKFSQLHLRTTNLLLRSYTGQVMTPLGVIKVDVRLNKQRARLPLYVVKGDALSLFGREWLRKVKLDWTMIKTIRATHPIQEDRTMATVLDSHARVFQEGLGTLKGFEVALTLKPVHQPKFFQARAVPYALRPKVEEELERLEQGGVLSPVQFSEWATPIVPIKKKNGKVRICGDFKVTLNPALCAEHYPIPRIEDLFASLAGGQRFSKLDLANAYLQVPVQENSRKYLTITTQKGMFCYNRLPFGITSAPSIFQRVMDQVLQGLPNVHCFLDDILVTGENDADHLKNLDAVLGRLGKFGLRVQREKCEFFKSSLEYLGHVIDKKGLHKSPEKLKAIAEAPAPINVSQLRSFLGLINYYGRFVKNMATMLSPLHELLHTGVAWKWSPECEKAFKAAKDHLQSEQVLTHYDPRLPLRIACDASPYGVGAVLSHVMPGGEERPIAFASRTLSKAEQNYAQIEREALGIIFGVRKFHAYLYGCHFTLLTDHRPLTSILSPSKATPPMAAARLQRWALVLAAHNYTIQYRKAADHGNADGLSRLPLQVAHGEKPDAVDRVTVHHLETLPVDSEDIRKGTKYDPVLSRVVDMVVSGQFVGTVGQNDALAPFYMRRDELTVIQGCLLWGSRVVVPPALRPQLLKELHAGHPGMVKMKAIARSHVWWPGLDAQIEQQARTCSTCQRNQKNPALSPLHTWPWPGSPWQRIHVDFAGPFEGHMFLVVVDAYSKWPEVQVMKTTTTEKTVQALRSMFARNGVPETLVSDNGPQFTAAEFGAFLRANGVKHKRSAPFHPATNGQAERFVQTLKHSLKASRGTFTLQHRVEAFLLSYRNAPHMTTSESPAMLFLRRRLRSRLDLVKPNVSATVELAQEGQRERRDLVAKDRRFAVGEAVLVRDYRRGEEKWMPGLVASQEGPVSYSVDVGAGALWRRHTEQMRAGDRALLVPTGPEQPAVPSELTIGAQPVAPPPSPARGDALGTGTVAPEPGGSPRRRADVGAPGRRYPLRVTRAPDRLNL, from the coding sequence ATGGGGTGGACCGTGGGAGGCTTACATGTAGTGGAGGTAGAAAAAAGCGTTAAACATGATAGCGCTGCGTCAGCGATTATCTGGGTTAGACCCAAAGTGGAGGGACAAACTATAGAAATGGAGTTAGACACAGGAGCGGCAGTGTCGATCATTTCAGAAAAAGTATACAATGCTAAATTTAGCCAGTTACACCTCCGTACCACCAACCTACTGTTGAGATCGTATACAGGGCAGGTTATGACACCCTTGGGGGTAATAAAAGTAGACGTGCGTCTCAACAAACAACGGGCACGTCTCCCCCTGTATGTGGTTAAGGGTGACGCTCTCTCTCTTTTTGGACGAGAATGGTTGCGAAAAGTAAAGTTAGATTGGACAATGATTAAAACTATTCGAGCTACACATCCCATACAGGAAGACCGCACAATGGCGACAGTACTAGACAGCCATGCCAGGGTGTTCCAAGAAGGTCTAGGTACACTAAAGGGCTTTGAGGTGGCGTTAACCCTCAAGCCGGTGCATCAACCGAAGTTCTTCCAAGCACGGGCGGTGCCGTATGCACTTCGGCCgaaggtggaggaggaattagagCGTTTGGAACAGGGGGGCGTACTGTCTCCAGTACAGTTTAGTGAATGGGCTACTCCAATTGtacccattaaaaaaaaaaatgggaaagtACGTATATGCGGAGATTTTAAAGTGACCTTAAATCCCGCGCTTTGTGCTGAACACTACCCCATTCCGAGGATAGAAGATCTTTTCGCATCGCTAGCAGGGGGGCAGCGTTTCAGCAAATTAGATCTGGCGAACGCATATTTACAGGTGCCGGTTCAGGAAAACTCCCGTAAATATCTGACCATTACCACGCAGAAGGGAATGTTTTGCTATAACCGTCTTCCCTTCGGGATCACCTCTGCGCCGTCAATCTTTCAGCGAGTCATGGACCAAGTGTTGCAGGGCCTCCCCAACGTCCATTGTTTCCTGGACGACATTTTGGTGACTGGGGAGAACGATGCAGATCACCTAAAAAACTTAGATGCAGTGTTGGGCCGGTTGGGAAAATTCGGTTTGCGAGTACAGAGGGAGAAATGTGAATTCTTCAAGAGTTCATTAGAATATTTGGGGCATGTCATTGATAAAAAAGGGCTACATAAGTCCCCAGAGAAGCTTAAGGCCATAGCGGAGGCCCCAGCCCCCATTAATGTGAGTCAGCTCCGTTCTTTTTTGGGCCTGATAAACTATTATGGGCGTTTTGTTAAAAACATGGCAACCATGCTCAGCCCGTTACATGAGCTGTTGCACACCGGAGTGGCATGGAAGTGGTCACCAGAGTGCGAGAAAGCCTTTAAGGCAGCAAAAGACCATTTGCAATCAGAACAGGTGCTAACGCATTATGACCCCAGGTTGCCCCTGCGGATAGCGTGTGACGCGTCGCCGTATGGGGTGGGCGCGGTACTTTCGCACGTGATGCCCGGTGGTGAGGAGAGACCCATAGCCTTTGCCTCTAGGACACTGAGCAAGGCAGAGCAAAATTATGCTCAGATTGAAAGGGAGGCGCTGGGAATTATTTTTGGGGTACGTAAATTCCACGCCTATTTGTACGGGTGCCATTTTACACTACTCACAGATCACAGACCGCTGACAAGTATATTGAGTCCCAGTAAGGCGACGCCACCTATGGCGGCCGCACGACTGCAGCGGTGGGCGTTAGTGTTAGCGGCACACAACTACACAATCCAATACAGGAAAGCAGCAGATCATGGGAATGCAGATGGTCTCTCACGGTTGCCACTGCAGGTAGCGCATGGGGAAAAGCCAGACGCAGTAGATAGGGTGACAGTACATCACCTTGAGACACTCCCAGTGGACAGTGAAGATATTAGGAAGGGAACTAAATATGACCCAGTGCTCTCTAGGGTAGTAGATATGGTAGTTTCAGGCCAGTTTGTTGGAACAGTTGGGCAGAATGACGCGTTGGCACCCTTCTACATGCGACGAGACGAACTGACGGTGATCCAGGGGTGTTTGCTATGGGGCAGTAGAGTGGTGGTGCCTCCAGCGTTGAGACCGCAGCTTCTGAAGGAACTACATGCCGGGCACCCAGGCATGGTCAAGATGAAGGCCATTGCACGGAGCCATGTCTGGTGGCCGGGGTTAGACGCCCAGATTGAACAGCAGGCCAGGACATGCTCTACGTGTCAACGGAACCAAAAGAACCCGGCGCTCTCCCCACTACACACCTGGCCGTGGCCGGGATCTCCATGGCAACGGATCCATGTGGACTTTGCGGGGCCGTTCGAAGGACACATGTTCTTGGTGGTGGTAGATGCGTACTCTAAGTGGCCGGAAGTACAGGTGATGAAAACGACGACGACGGAGAAGACTGTACAGGCCCTGAGGAGTATGTTTGCCCGCAACGGAGTACCAGAGACACTGGTTAGTGACAATGGGCCACAATTCACAGCGGCAGAGTTCGGGGCATTTCTCCGGGCAAACGGAGTGAAGCACAAAAGGTCAGCGCCGTTTCACCCCGCCACGAACGGTCAAGCAGAGCGTTTTGTGCAGACGCTGAAGCATTCATTGAAAGCGTCTAGGGGAACATTTACGCTGCAACATCGAGTGGAGGCATTTTTACTCAGCTACAGGAATGCGCCTCACATGACGACGAGTGAGTCTCCGGCTATGCTCTTCCTGCGCCGTCGGCTCCGCTCTCGCTTGGACCTTGTGAAGCCGAACGTGTCGGCTACGGTGGAGCTGGCGCAGGAGGGCCAACGAGAACGCAGAGATCTGGTGGCTAAGGACAGACGGTTTGCAGTGGGGGAGGCCGTGCTGGTGCGTGATTATCGACGGGGGGAGGAGAAGTGGATGCCTGGACTGGTGGCATCACAAGAGGGACCGGTATCCTACTCCGTGGATGTGGGGGCAGGCGCACTCTGGAGACGTCACACAGAGCAGATGAGAGCCGGTGACCGTGCGCTTTTGGTTCCCACTGGTCCAGAGCAACCAGCTGTGCCGAGTGAACTGACAATTGGGGCCCAGCCGGTTGCTCCCCCCCCTTCTCCGGCAAGAGGGGATGCTCTGGGAACCGGGACAGTCGCCCCCGAGCCAGGAGGGTCACCCAGACGGAGAGCGGATGTTGGCGCGCCAGGCCGGAGGTATCCACTCCGGGTCACCAGAGCTCCAGACCGCCTTAATCTCTGA
- the LOC133639389 gene encoding equilibrative nucleoside transporter 2-like — protein MLNEKKTSAPADRANMVAATVFLLGVGTLLPWNFFMTASQYFNQRLLPPPAANASSGATGADYNYDSWMALVSQLPLLLFTLLNSFLYRRVSERLRVAFSLVAIFLLFSLTAALVHVSMEPPTFFTVTMATIWCINMFSAVLQGSLFGLVGLLPPGYSTLFMSGQGLAGMFAAVAMLSSILGNPDVESAALGYFITPCVATLGTLLCYLLLPHLTFARFHLSRRDEEEDTMKTKVLLSSADEKERVSEDHGERSSVLLVFKKIWIMAACVTCVFAVTLSVFPAITVRVESVYTHSATWGHIFTCVCCFIVFNAMDLLGRSAPSLAQWPPKDSWLFPAAVASRLVFVPLLMTCNIPHSKLSVFFRHDAAFAAIMALFAFSNGYLASLCMAYAPQLVRHKDCETAGSLMTFFLVLGLAIGAALSFLLVKLL, from the exons ATGTTGAATGAGAAGAAAACAAGTGCTCCCGCTGATCG cgctAACATGGTGGCTGCCACAGTCTTCTTGCTGGGCGTGGGAACCCTGCTGCCGTGGAACTTCTTCATGACCGCCTCCCAG TATTTCAACCAGCGGCTGCTCCCGCCTCCTGCGGCCAACGCGTCGTCGGGGGCGACCGGCGCGGACTACAACTACGACAGCTGGATGGCGCTGGTTTCCCAGCTGCCTTTGCTGCTCTTCACGCTGCTCAACTCCTTCCTCTACCGGCG GGTGAGCGAGCGCCTCCGCGTGGCCTTCAGCCTGGTGGCCATCTTCCTGCTCTTCTCCCTCACCGCCGCTCTGGTCCACGTGTCCATGGAGCCGCCCACCTTCTTCACCGTCACCATGGCGACCATCTGGTGCATCAACA tgttcaGCGCGGTCCTGCAGGGCAGCCTCTTCGGGCTGGTGGGCCTGCTTCCGCCCGGTTACAGCACCCTCTTCATGAGCGGCCAAGGTCTGGCCGGGATGTTCGCCGCCGTCGCCATGCTGTCCTCCATCCTAG GGAACCCGGATGTGGAGTCTGCGGCGTTGGGATACTTCATCACGCCGTGTGTGGCCACGCTGGGAACGCTGCTGTGCTACCTGCTGCTGCCTCACCTG ACGTTCGCTCGCTTCCACCTGAGCAGGCGGGATGAAGAGGAGGACACGATGAAGACGAAGGTTCTGCTCAGCAGCGCAG ACGAGAAGGAGCGGGTGAGCGAGGACCACGGCGAGCGCTCCTCCGTCCTGCTGGTCTTCAAGAAG ATCTGGATCATGGCGGCCTGCGTCACCTGCGTGTTCGCCGTCACGCTGTCCGTGTTCCCCGCCATCACGGTGCGGGTGGAGAGCGTCTACACGCACAGCGCCACCTGGG GTCACATCTTCACCTGTGTTTGCTGCTTCATCGTCTTCAACGCCATGGACCTGCTGGGCCGCAGCGCCCCCTCGCTGGCACAGTGG CCACCAAAAGACAGTTGGCTTTTTCCCGCCGCCGTCGCGTCCCGCCTCGTCTTCGTCCCTTTGCTGATGACCTGCAACATCCCCCACTCCAAGCTCAGCGTCTTCTTCCGTCACGACGCCGCCTTCGCCGCCATCATGGCGCTCTTTGCCTTCTCCAACGGCTACCTGGCCAGCCTCTGCATGGCCTACGCCCCCCA GCTGGTTCGTCATAAAGACTGCGAGACTGCAGGCTCTCTGATGACGTTCTTCCTGGTCCTGGGCTTGGCCATTGGAGCGGCGCTGTCCTTCCTGCTCGTCAAGCTACTGTAG